The following coding sequences are from one Nicotiana tomentosiformis chromosome 3, ASM39032v3, whole genome shotgun sequence window:
- the LOC138907008 gene encoding uncharacterized protein, giving the protein MSQTGSYSGRRKAMTQQLEKSNLQYTEWKEDNGKVIFQTRAKVMSAIYALRIDKAFGYNLISTYMVEKLNLPCVEHIEPYMLKGVKVDKRVFLPLFIGRYEDVIWCDIIPMNSFHILLGWPWYVYRSASYSIEKNRYSFEINGKKLILGPLTPSQICEDEKIVKKNMKKYEREKNERSKGVHVDIPREEKGEVFLSEKSGMSSEVKSDIERKEKREGNEMNKVCEVERENQEGLSESKEKLFSERKEAKGEENVSLVIKDKESVSKKKVSLLPNPLTLSYFSSCDFVQPRVEIPFERGGEAQEMVAKDLIGFQHEFRDIYSCWMVEDKSLIKFFVIEPFDYFHSYLQCYDMEFPKSIAKLEPLHKRIQGDDVPLVNKSKYGMYNWFICILDLSRTPKVFLEVMNYTLISYIGDFIIFVDDDILMHIKSLTVRSKLKCKSNFLPFEIVYDIDDYVFQLGGKRHEIYEKKLVNELNISSSLIQVANEFSCDKLLECDFCCVMGSHSSSHVQCELIKVFVTSKDDMHDYCNTCDQILFHVEESMRFLIVDSWLYHESIFFDTCGRDTYIKWMCGQSFIISLSCIPMDYLTDKIELQVLLHGASTRGFYCIDLGRRKFCWDDDIHMLYLHLLGLIGLNGHMVTILFYSY; this is encoded by the coding sequence atgtctcaaacaggtagttacagtggaaggaggaaagctatgactcaacaacttgaaaagtcgaacttacagtataccgaatggaaggaagacaatggtaaagttatttttcaaacaagagctaaagtgatgtctgcaatttatgcccttagaattgacaaagcatttggctataacttaattagcacttatatggttgagaaattgaacttgccttgtgttgaacatattgaaccctacatgttgaaaggggtaaaagtagataaaagagtgttcttGCCACTCtttattggaaggtatgaggatgtgatTTGGTGTGATATCATTCCGATGAATAgttttcatatcttgttgggatggccatggtatgtctatagaagtgcttcatatagtattgaaaaaaatagatactcttttgagattaatgggaagaaactcattcttgggcctttgactccctcacaaatttgtgaagatgaaaagattgttaaaaagaatatgaaaaaatatgagagagaaaagaatgagaggagtaagggagtgcatgttgacattccaagagaggaaaaaggagaggttttcttgagtgaaaagagtgggatgtcaagtgaggtaaagagtgatattgaaagaaaagaaaagagagaaggtaatgagatgaacaaagtttgtgaggtagagagagaaaatcaagagggattgagtgaaagcaaagaaaaactctttagtgagagaaaagaggctaagggtgaggaaaacgttagtcttgtgataaaagacaaagagagtgtaagcaagaaaaaagtttctttacttcctaacccattaactctttcttattttagttcttgtgattttgtgcaacCACGTGTTGAAATACCTTTTGAAAGGGGTGGTGAGGCGCAAGAGATGGTAGCAAAAGATTtaattggattccaacatgaatttcgcgatatctattcttgttggatggtggaagataaaagcttgattaaattctttgttattgaaccttttgactattttcattcttatttacagtgttatgacatggagtttcctaaaagcattgctaagttggagccattgcataaaagaatacaaggtgatgatgttccattggtaaataagtccaagtatggtatgtataattggtttatttgcattcttgacctttctagaacacctaaggtatttttggaggtaatgaattatactcttatttcttatattggtgactttataatttttgtggatgatgatattttgatgcacatcaagtcattaactgtaagatctaagttaaagtgcaagagtaattttcttccttttgaaattgtttatgacatagatgattatgtattccaacttggtggaaagaggcatgaaatttatgagaagaagcttgtgaatgagttaaatatttcttcttctcttattcaagtggctaatgagttttcatgtgataaattgctagaatgtgatttttgttgtgtgaTGGGGAGTCATTCTTCAAGTCATGTTCAATGTGAGCTTATAAAAGTATTTGTTACtagtaaagatgatatgcatgattattgtaacacttgtgatcaaatactctttcatgtagaggaatccatgagatttttaattgtagatagttggctatatcatgaaagtatcttctttgatacatgtggtagagatacttatattaaatggatgtgtggtcaatcttttataatttctttgtcaTGTATACCTATGGACTACCTTACCGACAAGATCGAATTGCAAGTTCTATTGCATGGCGCATCTACGAGAGGTTTTTATTGTATTGATCTAGGTAGGCGTAAATTTTGTTGGGATGATGATATCCATATGctttatttacacctattaggattaattggattaaatggacacatggtcactatcttattttattcctactag